One window of Nymphaea colorata isolate Beijing-Zhang1983 chromosome 1, ASM883128v2, whole genome shotgun sequence genomic DNA carries:
- the LOC116246762 gene encoding hydroquinone glucosyltransferase-like: protein MFRSYRGFQRSHGSGESQQREASCRHHAQHQHGPSHPHHGICQTLGLPPQVKVLSHEAVGGFLSHCRWKSSLESVVYGVPMIGWPLYPEQRMNARMLADEIGISVSVDYEKGLVHRGEVERVVRLLMESEVGKKLRKRVGELKEAASQALAEEGSSSRRLALLADQWANTKPSARLDRS from the exons atgtttaGAA GCTACCGAGGATTTCAGAGGAGCCATGGAAGTGGTGAATCACAACAGCGAGAAGCCTCATGTCGACATCATGCCCAGCACCAGCATGGGCCATCTCATCCCCATCATGGAATTTGCCAAACTCTTGGTCTGCCACCGCAGGTGAAGGTGCTGAGCCACGAGGCCGTCGGCGGGTTCCTGTCGCACTGCCGCTGGAAATCGAGCCTGGAGAGCGTGGTCTACGGCGTGCCCATGATCGGGTGGCCGCTGTACCCGGAGCAGAGAATGAACGCCCGGATGCTGGCGGATGAGATCGGCATAAGCGTGAGCGTGGACTACGAGAAGGGGCTGGTGCACAGAGGGGAGGTCGAGCGGGTGGTGAGGCTGCTGATGGAAAGCGAGGTCGGGAAGAAGCTGAGGAAGAGAGTGGGCGAGCTGAAAGAGGCTGCCAGCCAAGCGCTCGCTGAGGAGGGCTCCTCTTCTCGGCGCCTGGCTCTGCTCGCCGACCAGTGGGCCAACACCAAGCCCTCCGCCCGGCTTGATCGATCCTAG
- the LOC116246477 gene encoding UDP-glycosyltransferase 72B1-like produces the protein MEVVNHNSEKPHVLIMPSTGMGHLIPIMEFAKLLLCHRDISITLVTVSGQFPASALAKFSDHPSIDSITLPPVDTSDYPPTTMIETIMSVVIKRSLEPLRKVLSEIRPITAFVADLFSTDTLDVAKELALPTYVFFPSTATVLSFMLYLRTLHERIPGEYRDLKEPVQAPGCPPFKGTELIDPLQNRQDDAYRWFLHHSCRYREATGIMVNSFDELETRAIKSLLGGRDYNGDIPPVYPIGPLVKKASSDAGESREECLRWLDGQPRGSVLFVSFGSGGTMTEGQLAELALGLEKSGQRFLWVVRKPQSFAAGAYFGTGAGEDNSPARFLPEGFVERTAEVGLVVPEWAPQVKVLSHEAVGGFLSHCGWNSSLESVVYGVPMIGWPLYAEQRMNARMLADEIGISVSVDYEKGLVPRGEVERVVRLLMESEVGKKLRKRVGELKEAASQALAEEGSSSRRLALLADQWANTKPSARLDRS, from the coding sequence ATGGAAGTGGTGAATCACAACAGCGAGAAGCCTCATGTCCTCATCATGCCCAGCACCGGCATGGGCCATCTCATCCCCATCATGGAATTTGCCAAACTCCTGCTCTGCCACCGGGACATCTCCATCACCCTCGTCACCGTCTCCGGCCAGTTCCCCGCTTCCGCCCTTGCCAAGTTCTCCGACCACCCGAGCATCGACTCCATCACTCTCCCTCCGGTGGACACCTCCGACTACCCTCCGACCACCATGATAGAGACCATCATGTCCGTCGTCATCAAGCGCTCCCTCGAGCCCCTGAGGAAAGTCCTATCCGAGATACGCCCCATCACCGCCTTCGTCGCCGACCTCTTTTCCACTGACACCCTTGACGTCGCCAAGGAGCTCGCGTTGCCGACCTACGTCTTCTTCCCCTCGACGGCCACCGTCCTCTCCTTCATGCTTTACCTGCGCACCCTCCATGAGAGGATCCCAGGGGAGTACAGGGATCTCAAGGAGCCGGTGCAGGCCCCCGGTTGCCCACCTTTCAAGGGGACCGAGTTGATCGATCCGCTGCAAAACCGGCAGGACGACGCCTACAGGTGGTTCCTTCACCATTCCTGCCGCTACAGGGAGGCAACCGGAATCATGGTCAACAGCTTCGACGAGCTCGAGACCAGGGCGATCAAGTCCCTGTTGGGGGGTCGGGATTATAACGGTGACATCCCGCCGGTGTACCCTATCGGCCCGCTGGTCAAGAAGGCGAGCTCCGATGCCGGCGAAAGCCGGGAGGAGTGCTTGAGGTGGCTCGACGGGCAGCCGCGCGGTTCGGTGCTGTTCGTTTCCTTCGGGAGCGGAGGGACAATGACGGAGGGGCAACTGGCGGAGCTAGCTCTGGGTCTCGAGAAGAGTGGGCAGAGGTTCCTGTGGGTGGTGAGGAAGCCGCAGAGCTTCGCCGCGGGTGCCTATTTCGGGACGGGAGCCGGAGAGGACAACAGCCCCGCGAGGTTCCTGCCCGAGGGGTTCGTGGAGAGAACGGCGGAGGTGGGGTTGGTGGTGCCGGAATGGGCGCCGCAGGTGAAGGTGCTGAGCCACGAGGCCGTCGGCGGGTTCCTGTCGCACTGCGGCTGGAACTCGAGCCTGGAGAGCGTGGTCTACGGCGTGCCCATGATCGGGTGGCCGCTGTACGCGGAGCAGAGAATGAACGCCCGGATGCTGGCGGATGAGATCGGCATAAGCGTGAGCGTGGACTACGAGAAGGGGCTGGTGCCCAGAGGAGAGGTCGAGCGGGTGGTGAGGTTGCTGATGGAAAGCGAGGTCGGGAAGAAGCTGAGGAAGAGAGTGGGCGAGCTGAAAGAGGCCGCCAGCCAAGCGCTCGCTGAGGAGGGATCCTCTTCTCGTCGCCTGGCCCTGCTCGCCGACCAGTGGGCCAACACCAAGCCCTCCGCCCGGCTTGATCGATCCTAG
- the LOC116252518 gene encoding UDP-glycosyltransferase 72B1-like has product MENNQKPHVVMIPSAGTGHLNPMIELAKTLLSLHSLTVSFLTVSGHFPASAITILSEYSNNVNCISLPPVNNSDISPNTGVVTGISVLTKRSVEPLRNFLPKIQPIAAFILDMFCTDLLDVATELELPVYILFTSNATALSLFLYTPILHEELVGEYKDLQDTVKIPGCLPFRGTELVHPMQDRQDIEYEWYLHHCRRYKEATGIIINTVDELEPNAISALMQGRDNGGNFPPVYPVGPLVKIQDEDNNKEINVEDCLKWLDMQPRNSVLFVCMGSGGTLTQEQLVELAWGLETSGHRFLWVVKKPHNVVHAGYFGQGGTQADDVTRFLPEGFVKSMADVGMVVPEWAPQVKVLSHEAIGGFLSHCGWNSTLESIARGVPMIAWPLCAEQRMNSRVLVEEMGVAVGVSYEKGLVLREEVAQWVSVLMDGEVGEKLRKRARELSKVVTKALADKGSSHQQIAQLVNNWSKGKLANGL; this is encoded by the exons ATGGAGAACAACCAGAAGCCTCATGTCGTCATGATCCCGAGTGCCGGCACCGGCCATCTCAACCCCATGATCGAGCTGGCTAagacccttctctctcttcactctctcaccgtgtcCTTCCTCACGGTCTCTGGTCACTTCCCCGCCTCTGCAATCACCATATTGTCCGAGTATTCCAACAATGTCAATTGCATCTCCCTCCCTCCCGTCAACAATTCCGACATCTCGCCGAACACTGGGGTCGTCACCGGAATCTCTGTCTTGACGAAGCGCTCCGTTGAACCCTTGCGAAACTTCCTACCCAAGATCCAGCCAATTGCAGCCTTCATACTCGACATGTTCTGCACAGACCTACTAGATGTCGCCACAGAGCTTGAGCTCCCCGTCTACATCCTCTTCACCTCGAACGCCACAGCgttgtctctctttctatacACGCCCATCCTCCACGAGGAGCTTGTTGGAGAGTACAAGGACCTGCAGGACACGGTCAAAATCCCGGGCTGTCTGCCCTTCCGGGGCACAGAGCTCGTACACCCGATGCAAGACCGTCAGGATATTGAATACGAGTGGTACCTTCACCATTGCCGTCGATACAAGGAGGCAACCgggatcatcatcaacaccgTCGACGAGCTTGAACCCAACGCAATCAGCGCATTGATGCAAGGTCGCGACAATGGTGGCAACTTTCCCCCAGTCTACCCTGTTGGTCCGCTTGTCAAGATACAGGATGAAGATAATAATAAGGAGATCAATGTAGAGGATTGCTTGAAGTGGTTGGACATGCAGCCACGAAACTCCGTGTTGTTCGTGTGCATGGGGAGTGGGGGTACATTGACGCAGGAGCAATTAGTAGAGCTCGCTTGGGGGCTAGAAACGAGCGGACATCGATTCCTCTGGGTGGTGAAGAAGCCGCACAATGTCGTCCATGCTGGCTACTTCGGCCAAGGGGGAACCCAGGCGGACGATGTGACAAGGTTTCTTCCAGAAGGGTTCGTGAAGAGTATGGCAGATGTGGGGATGGTGGTGCCGGAATGGGCGCCGCAG GTGAAGGTGTTGAGCCATGAAGCCATTGGAGGGTTCCTCTCACACTGTGGCTGGAACTCGACACTGGAGAGCATCGCACGCGGGGTGCCCATGATCGCGTGGCCGCTGTGTGCGGAGCAGAGAATGAACTCACGGGTGTTGGTGGAGGAGATGGGAGTAGCAGTGGGTGTGAGTTATGAGAAGGGGCTGGTTCTGAGAGAGGAGGTGGCTCAGTGGGTGAGTGTGCTGATGGATGGGGAGGTGGGGGAGAAGCTAAGGAAGAGAGCAAGGGAGCTGAGCAAGGTAGTGACCAAGGCACTTGCGGACAAGGGCTCGTCTCACCAGCAGATCGCGCAGCTTGTGAACAACTGGTCCAAGGGAAAGTTAGCGAATGGTTTGTGA